One genomic region from Phragmites australis chromosome 1, lpPhrAust1.1, whole genome shotgun sequence encodes:
- the LOC133919178 gene encoding cytidine deaminase 1-like yields the protein MGEEQVAPEAAAAAVELTGFVMSAEEAERAAAAAGVATVQDLLPLLVPSAMKRAHVPVSRFPVGAVGLGASGRIYVGVNLEYRGLPLSHAVHAEQFLVANAAAAGESALLAVAVSHMPCGHCRQFLQEIRGAANIKILVTTDAEEGCAPEWRTVASLLLRPFGPHDLLPDNVPLVLESHDNPLGDPVAAVANGLSGGDLEARLREAAEAAARAAHAPYSECPSGFAVADGDGRIYSGGCLESAAYNPTLGPVQAAIVAMVAAGGGHAGDVAAAALVEKEEAAVAQEATARIFLDAVAPHASFHVYNFKPSDA from the coding sequence ATGGGGGAGGAGCAGGTGGCGccggaggccgcggcggcggcggtggagctgACGGGGTTCGTGATGAGCGCGgaggaggccgagcgcgccgccGCAGCGGCCGGCGTGGCCACCGTGCAGGACCTGCTGCCGCTACTGGTGCCGTCGGCGATGAAGCGCGCGCACGTCCCGGTCTCACGGTTCCCCGTGGGCGCCGTGGGGCTGGGCGCGAGCGGCCGCATCTACGTCGGCGTCAACCTCGAGTACCGCGGTCTCCCGCTGTCCCATGCCGTTCACGCCGAGCAGTTCCTCGTCGCCAACGCGGCCGCCGCGGGGGAGTCCGCGctgctcgccgtcgccgtctccCACATGCCATGTGGCCACTGCCGCCAGTTCCTCCAGGAGATCCGCGGTGCCGCCAACATCAAAATCCTCGTGACCACCGACGCCGAGGAAGGCTGTGCGCCCGAGTGGCGCACGGTGGCGTCCCTCCTCCTCCGTCCCTTCGGCCCCCACGATCTCCTCCCCGACAATGTCCCGCTCGTCCTCGAGTCGCATGACAATCCCCTAGGCGACCCCGTCGCTGCGGTAGCCAATGGCTTGTCCGGCGGCGACCTAGAGGCGCGCCTGAGGGAGGCCGCGGAGGCGGCCGCGCGGGCGGCGCACGCGCCGTACAGCGAGTGCCCCTCGGGGTTCGCGGTGGCGGACGGCGACGGGCGGATCTACTCCGGGGGGTGCCTGGAGTCCGCGGCCTACAACCCGACACTGGGCCCCGTCCAGGCGGCCATCGTTGCGATGGTAGCAGCCGGAGGCGGCCACGCCGGggacgtggcggcggcggcgctcgtggagaaggaagaggcggcggtggcgcaggAGGCGACGGCCAGGATCTTCCTGGACGCCGTGGCCCCACATGCCAGCTTCCACGTGTACAACTTCAAGCCGTCCGACGCGTGA